Proteins encoded within one genomic window of Candidatus Brevundimonas colombiensis:
- the bamA gene encoding outer membrane protein assembly factor BamA, translated as MNDMTSRAAVRLSARSSLLALAVAAGLGAPALAQTAPAQTTPATPAPTPAPAAGGAAAEQTPHVEIAAPQTITINRIIVQGAQRIDQTTVLSYLPIRPGDAVDASVLDVAVRTLSRTGLFADVQLGVQNGDLIVQIKENPIINQVVFEGNKALSQDKLTKEVTLAPRGIYTRAKVQEDVGSIVELYRLQGRISATVTPKLVQLDQNRVDVIFEINEGPQTGISAINILGNHAFSDRDVRGVMVTEKSTWWKFFSNNDNYDPNRLEYDQEQLRKFYTNRGYYDFRVVSSIAELQPDDQAFQLTLTLNEGDKYNFGDVKVVTQNDRLNADFLQRLIPIRSGDLYESDKIEQAVDALTFAAGSAGYAFVEINPTYRANPDTDTVDVTFNVSEGQRVYIDRINVVGNTRTIDPVIRRELMLTEGDAFNRALMERSRNNLRALGFFKDVKVEETRGSAPDRSIINVNVQEQPTGELSVGAGFSSVDSFTVNLGISERNFRGRGQNVVARLEWGSLRQQVDFRFTEPKFLGRDLRAGFDLFHSRYDLSKYSSYDYRSTGGGLRLSYPLNGNMLLSTRYFLKSDEIIVPTGYCTGVGRGSSALCDQVGSFINSSVGYTLQMNYTNDPVRPTRGWAGSLRQDLAGLGGDVNYVKTEADASWYYGITPAWVVSVQGSAGYVSGWNGDPIRINDRFFKGGNSFRGFETAGMGPRDLNTTDALGGNFYAIGTVELTLPNYLPEQYGIKTSLFADVGTLGVLDDRYKLTSNGTVNTNIADELSLRASAGVSIHWKSPMGPIRFDISKVLSKEDYDKTESFRFSTSTQF; from the coding sequence ATGAATGACATGACCTCTCGCGCCGCCGTCCGACTGAGCGCCCGTTCCAGCCTGCTGGCGCTGGCCGTCGCCGCCGGCCTGGGCGCGCCCGCCCTGGCCCAGACCGCGCCGGCGCAAACCACGCCCGCAACGCCCGCTCCGACGCCTGCGCCCGCCGCCGGGGGCGCCGCCGCCGAGCAGACCCCGCACGTCGAGATCGCCGCGCCGCAGACGATCACGATCAACCGCATCATCGTTCAGGGCGCGCAGCGGATCGACCAGACGACGGTCCTGTCCTATCTGCCCATCCGCCCCGGCGACGCCGTGGACGCCTCGGTGCTGGACGTGGCGGTGCGCACCCTGTCGCGCACCGGCCTGTTCGCCGACGTGCAACTGGGCGTGCAGAACGGCGACCTGATCGTTCAGATCAAGGAAAACCCGATCATCAACCAGGTGGTGTTCGAGGGGAACAAGGCGCTGTCCCAGGACAAGCTGACCAAGGAGGTCACCCTGGCTCCGCGCGGCATCTATACCCGCGCCAAGGTGCAGGAAGACGTCGGCTCCATCGTCGAACTGTACCGCCTGCAGGGCCGCATCTCCGCGACCGTCACGCCCAAGCTGGTCCAACTGGATCAGAACCGCGTCGACGTGATCTTCGAGATCAACGAAGGTCCGCAGACCGGCATCAGCGCGATCAACATCCTGGGCAACCACGCCTTCTCCGACCGGGATGTGCGCGGCGTGATGGTGACCGAGAAGTCGACCTGGTGGAAGTTCTTCTCCAACAACGACAACTATGATCCCAACCGCCTGGAGTATGACCAGGAGCAGTTGCGCAAGTTTTACACCAACCGCGGCTATTACGACTTCCGCGTCGTGTCCTCGATCGCCGAACTCCAGCCCGATGATCAGGCCTTCCAGCTGACCCTGACGCTGAACGAGGGCGACAAGTACAACTTCGGCGACGTCAAGGTCGTCACCCAGAACGACCGTCTGAACGCCGACTTCCTGCAGCGCCTGATCCCGATCCGCTCGGGCGACCTGTACGAAAGCGACAAGATCGAACAGGCGGTCGACGCCCTGACCTTCGCGGCGGGGTCGGCCGGTTACGCCTTCGTCGAGATCAATCCGACCTATCGGGCCAATCCCGACACCGACACGGTGGACGTCACCTTCAACGTTTCCGAGGGCCAGCGCGTCTATATCGACCGCATCAATGTGGTCGGCAACACCCGCACCATCGACCCGGTGATCCGCCGCGAACTGATGCTGACGGAAGGCGACGCCTTCAACCGCGCCCTGATGGAGCGGTCGCGCAACAACCTGCGCGCCCTGGGCTTCTTCAAGGACGTGAAGGTCGAGGAAACGCGCGGCAGCGCGCCGGACCGTTCGATCATCAACGTCAATGTTCAGGAGCAGCCCACCGGCGAACTGTCGGTCGGCGCGGGCTTCAGCTCGGTCGACTCCTTCACCGTCAACCTGGGCATTTCCGAGCGGAACTTCCGCGGCCGCGGCCAGAACGTGGTGGCGCGTCTGGAATGGGGCTCGCTGCGTCAGCAGGTCGATTTCCGGTTCACCGAGCCGAAGTTCCTGGGCCGCGACCTGCGCGCGGGCTTCGACCTGTTCCACTCGCGTTACGACCTCAGCAAATATTCGTCGTACGACTATCGTTCGACCGGCGGCGGCCTGAGGCTGTCCTACCCGCTGAACGGCAATATGCTGCTCAGCACACGCTACTTCCTAAAGTCGGACGAGATCATCGTACCGACCGGCTATTGCACCGGCGTCGGCCGGGGTTCGTCGGCGCTGTGCGATCAGGTCGGCAGCTTCATCAACTCGTCCGTCGGCTATACCCTGCAGATGAACTACACCAACGATCCGGTGCGCCCCACGCGCGGCTGGGCCGGCTCGTTGCGTCAGGACCTCGCCGGTCTGGGCGGCGACGTGAACTATGTGAAGACCGAGGCGGACGCCAGCTGGTACTATGGCATCACCCCGGCCTGGGTGGTCAGCGTGCAGGGTTCGGCCGGTTACGTCAGCGGCTGGAACGGTGATCCGATCCGCATCAACGATCGCTTCTTCAAGGGCGGCAACAGCTTCCGCGGCTTCGAGACCGCCGGCATGGGGCCGCGCGATCTGAACACGACCGACGCCTTGGGCGGCAACTTCTACGCCATCGGCACGGTCGAGCTGACATTGCCGAATTATCTGCCCGAGCAGTACGGCATCAAGACCTCGCTGTTCGCAGATGTCGGCACGCTGGGCGTGCTGGATGACCGCTACAAGCTGACGTCAAACGGCACGGTGAACACCAACATCGCCGACGAACTGTCGCTGCGGGCGTCCGCTGGCGTCAGCATCCACTGGAAGTCGCCGATGGGTCCGATCCGTTTCGACATTTCCAAGGTCCTGTCCAAGGAAGACTACGACAAGACCGAATCGTTCCGCTTCTCAACCTCCACCCAGTTCTAA
- the lpxA gene encoding acyl-ACP--UDP-N-acetylglucosamine O-acyltransferase yields MSIHPTAIVDASATLADGVQVGPWCTVGPNVTLGENVRLISHVVIQQDTAVGSDTTIHPFAVIGGDPQHNGYKGEPVRLEIGRNNLIREHCTFNRGTPQGTGITVVGSNNLFMTGAHVGHDCVVGDNVVMANNATLGGHARVGDKVFLGGLCAVHQNGRVGQGAIIGGLAAVTRDVIPYGSAWGNHARLRGLNLIGLKRKGYGKDQVRRLLAAYRELFEGGGEFAGRVERVEADYADLPEIVEILTFIREGGKRPLCLPNAE; encoded by the coding sequence ATGAGCATTCACCCGACCGCCATCGTCGACGCCTCCGCCACCCTGGCCGACGGGGTGCAGGTCGGGCCGTGGTGCACGGTCGGGCCGAACGTGACGCTGGGCGAAAACGTGCGTCTGATCAGTCACGTCGTGATCCAGCAGGACACGGCGGTCGGGTCGGACACGACCATCCACCCCTTCGCCGTGATCGGCGGCGACCCGCAGCACAATGGCTACAAGGGCGAGCCTGTGCGTCTGGAAATCGGGCGCAACAATCTGATCCGCGAACACTGCACCTTCAACCGCGGCACGCCGCAGGGAACGGGCATAACCGTGGTGGGGTCGAACAATCTGTTCATGACCGGCGCCCACGTCGGCCATGACTGCGTGGTGGGCGACAATGTCGTCATGGCCAACAACGCCACCCTGGGCGGCCATGCCCGGGTCGGGGACAAGGTGTTTCTAGGCGGTCTGTGTGCGGTTCACCAGAACGGCCGGGTGGGGCAGGGCGCCATCATCGGCGGGCTGGCGGCGGTGACGCGCGACGTCATCCCGTATGGCTCGGCCTGGGGCAATCATGCGCGGCTGCGCGGGCTGAATCTGATCGGCCTGAAGCGCAAGGGCTATGGCAAGGATCAGGTGCGGCGGCTGCTGGCCGCCTATCGCGAACTGTTCGAAGGCGGGGGCGAGTTCGCCGGACGGGTCGAAAGGGTCGAGGCCGACTATGCCGACCTGCCCGAGATCGTCGAAATTCTGACCTTCATCCGCGAGGGCGGCAAGCGGCCGCTGTGCCTGCCGAACGCGGAATGA
- the fabZ gene encoding 3-hydroxyacyl-ACP dehydratase FabZ has product MSEDGKIDYAEVMRRLPHRYPFLLVDKAEDFVPRTSVVGIKNVTHNEPFFPGHFPIDPVMPGVLIVEAMAQTGALLMSKTLDVAVADKVIMFMSIDGVRFRKPARPGDQLRMEVKVIKARGDAYKFRGETFIDGKLAAEAEFMAMVVTVPEPAA; this is encoded by the coding sequence ATGAGCGAAGACGGCAAGATCGATTACGCCGAGGTGATGCGGCGGCTGCCGCACCGCTATCCCTTCCTGCTGGTGGACAAGGCCGAGGACTTCGTCCCGCGCACCTCCGTCGTGGGCATCAAGAACGTCACCCACAACGAGCCCTTCTTCCCTGGCCATTTCCCGATCGATCCGGTCATGCCGGGCGTGCTGATCGTCGAGGCTATGGCCCAGACCGGCGCCCTGCTGATGTCCAAGACGCTGGATGTCGCGGTGGCGGACAAGGTCATCATGTTCATGTCCATCGACGGCGTGCGCTTCCGCAAGCCCGCCCGGCCCGGCGACCAGCTGCGCATGGAGGTCAAGGTGATCAAGGCGCGCGGCGACGCCTACAAGTTCCGGGGCGAGACCTTTATCGACGGCAAGCTGGCCGCCGAGGCCGAGTTCATGGCCATGGTGGTGACCGTGCCGGAGCCGGCCGCCTGA
- the lpxD gene encoding UDP-3-O-(3-hydroxymyristoyl)glucosamine N-acyltransferase yields the protein MPDPRFFETLPSLSVADLAAKIGGEVERAGDRMIASVAPLSSADGGAIAFLGDRKFVEALKQTRASCVIVPPEAVEAVPADAAVMVSRTPQAAWAKASILLHRPILLDAALARDEAAEDDSVVIEPGAVLGAGVRIGRGSRIGANSVIAPGVQIGRDCVIGANVSVGFALIGDRVKLYAGARIGEAGFGATGTQAGVMDIPQLGRVILQDGVTVGANSCIDRGAYDDTIIGENTKIDNLVMVGHNCVIGRNCLLVANTGISGSVTVGDNVIFGGKAGIGDHITIGEGARVAAGAGVLADVPAGETWSGYPARPIRQFLRETVWLAKQASSKKAPKES from the coding sequence ATGCCTGATCCCCGCTTCTTCGAGACCCTGCCGTCCCTAAGCGTCGCCGATCTGGCGGCCAAGATCGGCGGGGAGGTCGAACGGGCCGGGGATCGCATGATCGCCTCTGTCGCGCCCCTGTCCTCAGCGGACGGGGGCGCGATCGCGTTTCTGGGCGACCGCAAGTTCGTCGAGGCGCTGAAGCAGACCCGCGCCAGCTGTGTGATCGTGCCGCCCGAAGCCGTGGAAGCGGTTCCGGCCGACGCCGCCGTCATGGTTTCCCGCACGCCCCAGGCCGCCTGGGCCAAGGCGTCGATCCTGCTGCATCGGCCCATCCTGCTGGACGCCGCCCTCGCGCGCGACGAGGCGGCCGAGGACGACAGCGTGGTGATCGAGCCGGGGGCCGTGCTGGGAGCGGGCGTCCGCATCGGTCGCGGTTCTCGCATCGGGGCCAACAGTGTCATCGCCCCCGGCGTCCAGATCGGGCGCGACTGCGTGATCGGCGCCAATGTCAGCGTCGGCTTCGCCCTGATCGGCGACCGGGTGAAGCTCTACGCCGGTGCGCGGATCGGCGAGGCGGGTTTTGGCGCGACCGGAACCCAGGCTGGGGTCATGGACATTCCGCAGCTGGGCCGAGTGATCCTGCAGGACGGGGTGACGGTGGGCGCCAACAGCTGCATCGATCGCGGCGCCTATGACGACACCATCATCGGCGAGAACACCAAGATCGATAATCTGGTCATGGTGGGCCATAACTGCGTCATCGGGCGCAACTGCCTGCTGGTCGCCAACACAGGCATTTCCGGCTCGGTCACCGTCGGCGACAACGTCATCTTCGGCGGCAAGGCGGGGATCGGCGATCACATCACCATCGGGGAGGGCGCGCGCGTCGCGGCCGGCGCCGGGGTGTTGGCCGATGTTCCTGCGGGCGAAACCTGGTCGGGCTATCCGGCCCGTCCGATCCGACAGTTCTTGCGCGAGACCGTCTGGCTCGCCAAACAGGCCTCATCCAAGAAGGCCCCGAAGGAATCATAG
- a CDS encoding OmpH family outer membrane protein, whose product MKALIIAATAAASLLASAASAASAATAQQASAAPANPGPVIPGVCVYYNARLLAQSSAGQAVEARMQQLAQEVQGELQPYATAIQTEAQQLQTSGASLPADQMQQRRQALQQRAQEAQQLEATRENELRYTLAMQRQAITEAVSPILTALYQEKGCGLLLDRESVFMMNPAMDVTDLAIQRLNTALPTLSFNRMTVPAQTQAQPAAAR is encoded by the coding sequence ATGAAAGCTCTTATCATCGCGGCGACCGCCGCCGCCTCGCTTCTCGCCTCGGCCGCTTCGGCCGCTTCGGCCGCCACGGCCCAGCAAGCTTCCGCCGCTCCGGCCAACCCCGGCCCGGTGATCCCCGGCGTCTGCGTCTATTATAACGCCCGTCTGCTGGCTCAATCGTCGGCCGGCCAGGCGGTCGAAGCCCGGATGCAGCAACTGGCCCAGGAAGTTCAGGGCGAACTGCAACCGTACGCCACGGCCATTCAGACCGAAGCCCAGCAACTGCAGACCTCGGGCGCCAGCCTGCCGGCTGACCAGATGCAACAGCGCCGTCAGGCCCTGCAGCAGCGCGCGCAAGAAGCCCAGCAGCTGGAAGCCACCCGCGAGAACGAGCTGCGCTACACCCTGGCCATGCAGCGCCAGGCGATCACCGAGGCCGTCTCGCCGATCCTGACCGCCCTGTATCAGGAAAAGGGCTGCGGCCTGCTGCTGGACCGCGAAAGCGTCTTCATGATGAACCCGGCCATGGACGTCACCGACCTGGCCATCCAGCGCCTGAACACCGCCCTGCCGACGCTCAGCTTCAACCGCATGACCGTGCCGGCTCAGACGCAGGCCCAACCGGCCGCCGCGCGCTAA